In one Sphingomonas hankookensis genomic region, the following are encoded:
- a CDS encoding winged helix-turn-helix domain-containing protein: protein MHVVVALDPVPALVVPARRRGIVLRSLPEAPHAPVRLARWHRGEGCAPGRLRTVRGGERSVRAMLLVEDADALAAGLDAGADDAVLERAHPVEIVARMLALLRDSRRDGLLTIGDLTIDRAAHRVWRGGTRLHLLPREYAVLLHLAEHAGRAVSRTALLRALWDRDFDPGTNVVQVQMSRLRAKLDAAGPPMLHTDRGRGYRLGDVSWQLSPAGDDR from the coding sequence ATGCATGTCGTCGTCGCCCTTGATCCGGTTCCCGCGCTGGTCGTTCCGGCGCGTCGGCGGGGCATCGTGCTGCGCTCGCTGCCCGAGGCGCCCCATGCCCCGGTCCGGTTGGCGCGCTGGCACCGGGGGGAGGGGTGCGCGCCGGGGCGGCTGCGGACGGTACGTGGCGGCGAACGGTCGGTGCGCGCGATGCTGCTGGTCGAGGATGCCGATGCGCTGGCCGCCGGGCTGGATGCGGGCGCCGACGATGCGGTGCTGGAACGCGCGCACCCGGTCGAGATCGTCGCACGGATGCTGGCGCTGCTGCGCGACAGCCGCCGCGACGGGCTGCTGACCATCGGCGACCTGACTATCGACCGCGCCGCGCACCGGGTGTGGCGCGGAGGCACTAGACTGCATCTGTTGCCGCGCGAATATGCGGTGTTGCTGCATCTGGCCGAACATGCTGGCCGCGCGGTGTCGCGTACGGCGCTGTTGCGTGCGCTATGGGACCGGGATTTCGATCCCGGCACCAATGTCGTGCAGGTGCAGATGTCGCGGCTGCGCGCGAAGCTCGATGCGGCCGGTCCGCCGATGCTGCACACTGATCGCGGCCGGGGCTACCGGCTGGGGGACGTGTCGTGGCAACTATCGCCGGCCGGCGACGATCGATAG
- a CDS encoding PaaI family thioesterase: MTAPAPSPGFDPARFFSARIGGHGTRLGIGYQAHGADWCELLLPFRPNLIGDPARGVLASGPILTLMDMATSVGVWLKRGAFLPHATLDLRIDYLRPATPERTVVGRGECYRVARQVAFVRGIAHDGDPDDPVAHVAGTFMLLDSFA, encoded by the coding sequence ATGACTGCCCCCGCCCCTTCGCCCGGCTTCGATCCGGCCCGCTTCTTTTCCGCACGGATCGGCGGGCATGGCACGCGGCTGGGCATCGGATATCAGGCGCATGGCGCCGATTGGTGCGAATTGCTGCTGCCGTTCCGCCCCAACCTGATCGGCGATCCGGCGCGCGGCGTGCTGGCATCGGGACCGATCCTGACGCTGATGGACATGGCGACCAGCGTCGGGGTGTGGCTGAAGCGTGGCGCGTTCCTGCCCCATGCCACGCTCGACCTGCGGATCGATTATCTGCGCCCGGCCACGCCAGAGCGGACCGTCGTCGGGCGCGGCGAATGCTACCGCGTCGCGCGGCAGGTCGCGTTCGTGCGCGGCATTGCCCATGACGGCGACCCGGACGATCCGGTGGCGCATGTCGCGGGCACCTTCATGTTGCTGGACTCGTTCGCATGA
- a CDS encoding PaaI family thioesterase — protein sequence MTVSPYAELLGLTFGTDNRGHPLVTMEFAHDLLGRPGFLHGGAIGGMLEMAAWATLRAALGEEQTVIKPINVTIDYMRGGRERTTFAAGEVTRLGGRIANVTAIAWQDDRDRPIAGARLNYLLKR from the coding sequence ATGACCGTGTCGCCCTATGCCGAACTGCTCGGCCTGACCTTCGGCACCGATAATCGCGGCCATCCGCTGGTGACGATGGAGTTCGCCCACGACCTGCTCGGCCGCCCCGGCTTCCTGCATGGCGGCGCGATCGGCGGGATGCTGGAAATGGCGGCATGGGCCACGCTCCGCGCCGCGCTGGGTGAAGAGCAAACGGTCATCAAGCCGATCAACGTCACCATCGACTATATGCGCGGCGGGCGCGAGCGGACGACCTTCGCCGCCGGCGAGGTGACGCGGCTGGGTGGGCGCATCGCCAATGTCACGGCGATCGCATGGCAGGACGACCGCGACCGCCCGATCGCCGGAGCGCGGCTGAACTATCTGCTGAAGCGCTGA